From the Lathyrus oleraceus cultivar Zhongwan6 chromosome 4, CAAS_Psat_ZW6_1.0, whole genome shotgun sequence genome, one window contains:
- the LOC127135397 gene encoding uncharacterized protein LOC127135397, with the protein MSHIEMIDLTNSRDSSQSPRISSSIVPMILNIGHVSTKPNLHNHIHHHQHQTNVLVSPPQGFGIPPQSEFNNNTSQISTMSQLGIHSGSRVPRVLQPLPEPNTFPFTNGSRFRVPWSQQEHDLFVMEQNSKALCMQQDTTAGSMLC; encoded by the exons ATGTCTCATATTGAGATGATTGATCTTACAAACTCCCGTGATTCCTCTCAATCACCACGCATATCTTCATCTATTGTACCAATGATCCTTAACATTGGTCATGTTTCTACCAAACCTAATCTTCATAATCATATACATCATCACCAACACCAAACTAATGTGTTGGTCTCCCCGCCACAAGGATTCGGGATTCCACCCCAATCAGAATTCAACAATAACACCTCCCAGATCTCTACTATGTCCCAACTTGGTATACATAGTGGAAGCCGAGTTCCGAGGGTTCTTCAACCGTTACCTGAACCAAATACCTTTCCATTTACAAATGGATCTAGGTTCAGGGTCCCgtggtcacaacaagagcatgA TTTATTTGTGATGGAGCAAAATAGCAAAGCACTATGTATGCAACAAGACACCACAGCAGGTTCAATGCTATGCTAG